A single Anopheles arabiensis isolate DONGOLA chromosome 2, AaraD3, whole genome shotgun sequence DNA region contains:
- the LOC120898628 gene encoding probable salivary secreted peptide — MKGLAVVAAVLLFACLVASQSNNYFWGVRDPRDVLLNRTIAVRSGTILQVKSIDLVYPLKGQVGRNISAISVVDQYTNGKGGYASLYAGGVGYNYTTVHLKSQRGHGYNFIVEIYGR, encoded by the exons ATGAAAGGACTAGCCGTCGTTGCCGCCGTACTGCTGTTCGCTTGTCTGGTCGCCAGCCAGAGCAACAACTATTTCTGGGGCGTTCGGGATCCGCGGGACGTGCTGCTGAACCGCACGATTGCCGTCCGGTCCGGCACCATTCTGCAGGTTAAATCGATTGATCTCGTGTATCCGCTGAAG GGCCAGGTGGGACGCAACATTTCCGCCATCTCCGTCGTGGACCAGTACACCAATGGGAAGGGCGGATATGCCAGCCTGTATGCCGGTGGTGTCGGTTACAACTATACGACGGTCCATCTGAAATCACAGCGCGGTCACGGATACAACTTTATCGTGGAAATTTACGGCCGATAG